Proteins encoded by one window of Nostoc sp. PCC 7120 = FACHB-418:
- a CDS encoding GIY-YIG nuclease family protein — protein sequence MITNYALGDRYYYLGAAMPYHDSGRIQPTPLEPQQLNIFANNTITPSYGSKVDTLLMSADALQKWKSRILTHQQQVRVNQSPQQATLFDLAPTHCDPEAIDPFTLHLQPMAFYRMPDDFGQAALYFVIDSAASLLLYVGETKRSNKRWRGTHDCKHYIGSYQDLHYHYQMETAVNIGFWWDTPVERRARQQLELSLILKWRSPFNKENWELWGQPFK from the coding sequence TTGATAACAAATTATGCTTTGGGCGATCGCTACTATTATCTGGGTGCTGCAATGCCTTATCATGACTCTGGTCGCATTCAGCCAACGCCATTGGAACCACAGCAACTCAACATCTTCGCCAACAATACAATTACGCCCAGCTACGGCAGTAAAGTAGACACTCTGCTGATGAGTGCTGATGCCTTACAAAAGTGGAAATCGCGCATACTGACTCATCAGCAACAGGTAAGAGTAAACCAATCACCACAGCAAGCTACACTGTTTGACCTAGCGCCTACACATTGTGATCCGGAGGCAATAGACCCGTTCACGTTGCATTTACAACCAATGGCTTTTTACCGGATGCCGGATGATTTTGGTCAAGCTGCTTTGTACTTTGTCATTGATTCTGCCGCTTCCCTATTGCTTTATGTTGGAGAAACCAAGCGCAGCAATAAACGTTGGCGAGGAACTCATGATTGCAAACATTACATTGGCAGTTACCAAGACCTACACTATCACTATCAAATGGAAACGGCTGTTAACATTGGTTTTTGGTGGGATACGCCTGTTGAGCGACGAGCGCGGCAGCAGTTGGAGTTGAGTCTGATATTGAAGTGGCGATCCCCATTCAACAAGGAAAATTGGGAATTGTGGGGGCAACCTTTTAAATAA
- a CDS encoding HAF repeat-containing protein, giving the protein MLYSCRSLGAVCYLFTAYTEGVFLQHPLLFKHPLTALVLTGLGIAICQPSSAATVYSVLDLGKLLPEGTDIRAANMNNQGQVVGLMSYYDPLKDNQIEFHGFRTTPNSPINPITDYIDPPNGGFASPSAINDLGQVVGLIPFGNPEWNLYEAFRTSANSPVNAATDKLGLVGLGSFSFAQSINNAGQVAIVTSSRFLGSFSYRTTPNNPVNQATDDIGSLGGIVKDVPSFGARFTSAFAINDLGQVVGASWDINLQTHAFRTAPNSSINPNTDDLGTLGGSYSEAKAINNLGQVVGFSTTANGETNAFLTAPNSPISNNSNLGTLGGSFSLANDINNLGQVVGESTTANGERRAFLYKNGQIFDLNKLITSSLDVTLNSAIAVNNFGQILTNSEFIDPDGNRLRNRAFLLTPIASSTDVPEPSLSLSILILAAIAISTNRLLLYK; this is encoded by the coding sequence ATGCTTTACTCATGTCGCTCTCTCGGTGCTGTTTGTTATCTATTCACAGCTTATACCGAGGGAGTTTTTTTACAACATCCCCTACTTTTCAAACACCCTCTAACAGCGCTTGTATTGACTGGTTTAGGAATAGCTATTTGTCAACCCAGTAGCGCAGCAACAGTTTACTCTGTCCTTGACCTTGGTAAGTTGCTCCCAGAGGGAACAGATATCCGTGCAGCTAATATGAACAATCAAGGTCAGGTCGTTGGCTTGATGAGCTACTACGATCCCTTGAAGGACAATCAGATAGAATTTCATGGCTTTCGCACGACTCCTAATAGTCCTATCAATCCAATTACGGATTATATCGACCCTCCAAATGGTGGATTTGCTTCCCCTTCTGCTATCAACGATTTAGGTCAAGTCGTTGGTCTTATACCTTTTGGTAATCCTGAGTGGAATTTATACGAAGCATTCCGAACCTCTGCTAATAGTCCAGTCAATGCAGCAACAGATAAACTTGGTCTTGTTGGTCTTGGTAGTTTTAGCTTCGCTCAAAGTATTAATAATGCTGGTCAAGTAGCGATTGTGACATCTTCTCGATTTTTAGGTTCATTCTCTTACCGGACTACTCCTAATAATCCAGTTAACCAAGCAACAGATGATATTGGTTCACTCGGTGGTATTGTTAAGGATGTACCGTCTTTTGGAGCTAGATTTACCTCGGCTTTTGCCATCAATGATTTAGGTCAAGTAGTGGGAGCGTCTTGGGACATCAATTTACAAACCCATGCCTTCCGTACTGCACCCAATAGTTCAATTAATCCAAATACAGATGACTTGGGGACATTGGGCGGCTCCTACAGTGAGGCTAAGGCGATTAATAACTTAGGTCAAGTTGTTGGTTTTTCAACTACGGCTAATGGTGAAACTAATGCTTTTTTAACAGCACCTAATAGTCCAATTTCAAATAATAGTAATTTGGGTACACTGGGTGGTTCATTTAGTCTAGCAAATGACATTAATAATTTAGGTCAAGTTGTTGGTGAATCAACTACAGCGAATGGTGAGCGTCGGGCTTTCTTATATAAAAATGGTCAAATATTTGACCTTAATAAGCTAATTACTTCTTCACTGGACGTCACTCTTAATTCTGCTATTGCAGTTAATAATTTTGGGCAAATTTTAACTAATTCAGAATTTATTGATCCAGATGGTAATCGTTTAAGAAACCGGGCATTTCTTCTCACGCCTATTGCTTCTTCTACTGATGTACCTGAACCATCTCTAAGTCTAAGTATCTTAATATTGGCGGCTATAGCAATATCAACAAACCGTCTGCTGCTGTATAAATGA
- a CDS encoding Mo-dependent nitrogenase C-terminal domain-containing protein, giving the protein MNLINKAQWNNSLLNQLRYQLEVIEINDARIARFLCGLIPSHCPFERTVSILGRKVFQIPPLCKLNPFYEQIVLLRFKCLMYLADDCGEDVTKYC; this is encoded by the coding sequence ATGAACTTAATAAATAAAGCTCAATGGAATAATAGTTTATTAAACCAGTTAAGATATCAACTTGAAGTTATAGAAATCAATGATGCTAGAATAGCCAGATTCTTGTGTGGTTTGATTCCTTCTCATTGCCCATTTGAGAGAACTGTGTCTATTTTAGGACGAAAGGTATTTCAAATTCCACCTTTGTGTAAGTTAAACCCTTTTTATGAACAAATAGTTCTGCTTCGTTTTAAATGCTTGATGTATTTAGCAGATGACTGTGGTGAAGATGTAACTAAATACTGCTGA
- a CDS encoding IS5 family transposase, with protein sequence MSKAYPSNLTREQYELIRDLIPEAKPGGRKREVDMWSVLNAIFYILVEGVRWRGLPGDFPPWQTVYTYFRNWRKDGTWLHIHDRLREWVRIEQERHKNPSEAIIDSQSVKSAAMLSQDVGFDSGKKIKGRKRFITVDTLGLVLRVLVTAANVGERAGGQQVLKRVKQSQAKDRLTTIWVDGGFDGEPFMQWVMNFCRWIVQVVLRPEQTKGFVLLKKRWVVERTFGWFMGCRRLVRDYELLPETSETFIYLAMIRIMVKRLA encoded by the coding sequence ATGAGTAAAGCATACCCCAGCAATCTGACCCGTGAGCAATATGAATTGATCAGGGACCTGATTCCAGAGGCAAAACCCGGTGGACGTAAGCGTGAAGTGGATATGTGGTCAGTCCTAAATGCAATTTTCTATATTTTGGTAGAAGGAGTGAGATGGCGAGGGCTACCAGGAGATTTTCCGCCCTGGCAAACAGTGTACACATATTTCCGTAACTGGCGTAAAGACGGAACGTGGTTACACATCCACGACAGGCTGAGGGAGTGGGTGCGGATAGAGCAGGAACGACACAAGAATCCATCAGAAGCGATCATCGATAGTCAAAGCGTCAAAAGTGCGGCGATGCTGAGTCAAGACGTAGGCTTTGATTCAGGTAAGAAAATTAAAGGGCGTAAGCGATTTATCACAGTCGATACCTTGGGATTAGTACTACGAGTCTTGGTGACGGCTGCCAATGTGGGTGAGCGTGCTGGTGGTCAACAAGTTCTCAAACGAGTTAAACAATCTCAGGCGAAAGATCGCTTAACCACCATTTGGGTTGATGGTGGCTTTGATGGGGAACCGTTCATGCAGTGGGTCATGAATTTTTGTCGTTGGATTGTACAGGTGGTGCTGCGGCCAGAGCAAACCAAGGGCTTTGTTTTGCTCAAAAAACGTTGGGTGGTAGAACGCACTTTTGGCTGGTTCATGGGATGTCGGCGATTGGTTAGAGATTATGAATTATTACCCGAAACCTCAGAAACATTTATCTACCTTGCAATGATCCGTATTATGGTGAAGCGATTGGCTTAA